A DNA window from Ancylothrix sp. D3o contains the following coding sequences:
- a CDS encoding chlorophyll a/b-binding protein, whose protein sequence is MKTRYVVDHGELLNNFAIEPQVYVDDRKQLGFNERSEKINGRLAMIGFVSLLALEVITGHGLIGWLSSL, encoded by the coding sequence ATGAAAACCCGCTATGTTGTAGATCACGGCGAACTCTTAAATAACTTTGCAATTGAACCCCAAGTTTATGTAGACGACCGTAAACAACTTGGCTTCAACGAACGCTCAGAAAAAATCAATGGCCGGTTAGCAATGATTGGTTTTGTTTCGCTGTTAGCCTTAGAAGTAATTACCGGACATGGTTTAATTGGTTGGTTGAGCAGCCTATAA
- a CDS encoding HupE/UreJ family protein, translating into MSSGLVQVKKNQEVSKTSSFLLRIGIICAGTGVNLLGFMMPASAHHAMDGKLPINAFQGFISGLAHPVIGVDHLAFVVAVGLLAATTLQGIMIPVAFVLTAMLGTALHLMQIAVPGVELLVSASLVLFGIFLAMKNTPNRLIVTGLAAIAGLFHGYAYGEAIFGAGMTEVMAYLAGFTVIQLVISMAALFVGKAVLKHTSKDEPALTLRFAGFVILGAGAAFLTSEIVATLLPV; encoded by the coding sequence ATGAGTTCTGGATTAGTTCAGGTTAAAAAAAATCAGGAAGTGTCAAAAACTAGCTCTTTTTTGTTAAGAATTGGTATTATTTGTGCGGGTACTGGCGTTAATTTGCTTGGTTTTATGATGCCGGCTTCTGCACATCACGCAATGGATGGAAAGCTGCCAATTAATGCTTTTCAGGGATTTATTTCTGGTTTAGCGCATCCGGTAATTGGAGTTGATCATTTGGCGTTTGTTGTGGCGGTTGGATTGTTGGCTGCAACAACGCTTCAAGGAATTATGATTCCGGTGGCATTTGTATTAACAGCTATGTTAGGAACGGCATTACATTTAATGCAAATAGCTGTTCCAGGTGTGGAGTTATTGGTTTCGGCTTCCTTGGTTTTATTTGGCATTTTCTTGGCGATGAAAAATACGCCTAACCGCCTGATTGTTACGGGTTTGGCTGCGATTGCCGGCTTGTTTCACGGCTACGCCTATGGTGAAGCAATTTTTGGGGCTGGAATGACAGAAGTTATGGCATATTTAGCAGGGTTTACTGTTATTCAGCTTGTCATTTCAATGGCTGCATTGTTTGTGGGTAAAGCAGTTTTGAAACATACCTCAAAAGATGAACCGGCCTTGACATTGCGGTTTGCCGGCTTTGTGATTTTGGGTGCCGGTGCAGCATTTTTGACTTCGGAAATTGTGGCGACGTTATTGCCGGTTTAA
- a CDS encoding Ig-like domain-containing protein, with translation MQSTQATNENDVLLGTPNQDVLQANQGNDVIVGLPAGDNTFGNQGNDLLSGNEGPDTIAGGKQKDTLQGGKNNDYLLGQIDNDAIAGNIGDDIGIGGEGNDTIFGNTGREWIGANIGNDFIYGGKDNDTVHGGKDQDYISGDLGDDALCGDIGDDVVVGRENNDLMFGNVGRDWLGGNVGNDIIYGGKNNDTVHGGQDNDEIYGDLDNDELCGDLGNDLVSGGTGTDTICGNAGDDSLFGNEEADTMYGGQNNDVIHGGQGNDVIYGDLGNDSLYGDIGADTVFGGVGDDTFVIGLRNDVPGYRSTGGPQIMDADWLTEFGTGNDVISLIGGLTFDQLNIFTGTDQFAGYTIIQEKVLGEYLAILPGVSVNSLVGDGNLIRFNPSANSNGGGGGTPTTPIVDNGAGTPTTPTTPITPAPTPTPAPTPTPEPTPTPTPTPGVDDGGGVTPTPTPAPAPAPAQEPAPAPAPPANSAPTVGDIPNQVVNQNAPVNPIPLTVSDSETAPATLTYSLTSTNPNLIPNETLSVNTTGPSPTINYTPTAGQFGTTTITLTVRDGTNTTIETFNVTVNAPPVATADTTGPVLLRSPYEIPVATLLANDTDPDNGQLSITQVTNGTGGTVSLQNGVVTFIADTNFTGNATFNYTLSDGSATATAAVTVPVTAQVQLSSIATGQGIPADTGGFAVLGEAGGDNAGNSVSWAGDVNNDGLMDVIVGASRADVAGAGDAGKAYAVFLVANGTTINLSNISAGNGGFVMNGEAADDRAGFEVSTAGDVNGDAIGDMIVSAVGADSNGITNSGRAYVVFGKSDGAPVNFAQLGAAGGGGFAINAETADDETGNSVSNAGDVNGDGLADLIIGAPRADTPGGVNAGKAYVVFGKTNNTAVNLTDIVAGVGGFVMNGEFAGNSTGLSVRTAGDVNGDGYADVIVGAAGSDANGGDAGIAYVVFGGRTTTTAINLIDVRAGVGGFAMVGEAAGNRTGTSVSTAGDVNSDGLADLIVGATGAASTAQQAGKSYVVFGKTDGTLINMSSISAGSGGFAIIGESEEDRIGRPVRAAGDVNADGFGDVIMGSNLSDPNGTASGKSYVVFGKSDTANVSLTGVESGLGGFVMLGESPSDFAGNGTRTAGDVNGDGFSDLITGAPGAGPEGLNAGKAYIVYGGNFSAVVTQQGTAAADALTGTTAADVLVGGTGNDTLTGAGGLDVLYGGGGDDVIAISDAAFRSFDGGLGTDTLRLDAAVSLDLNAVNSRITSVERIDLTVAGASLALTGMSLMALSDISNQLVVDAVAGSSVSLTGGGWTNAGSTVPGYTTYTQGNATLLLDAEITAQIV, from the coding sequence ATGCAATCAACTCAAGCCACAAACGAAAATGATGTCCTTCTAGGAACACCTAACCAGGATGTATTACAAGCCAATCAAGGCAACGACGTTATTGTTGGTTTGCCAGCAGGCGATAACACTTTTGGCAACCAAGGTAATGACTTACTCAGCGGCAACGAAGGCCCGGATACCATTGCCGGCGGCAAACAAAAAGATACCCTCCAAGGTGGCAAAAACAACGATTATTTACTTGGTCAAATTGACAATGATGCTATCGCCGGCAACATCGGAGATGACATCGGCATTGGTGGAGAAGGAAATGATACCATTTTTGGCAACACAGGCAGAGAATGGATAGGAGCCAACATCGGCAACGATTTTATTTATGGCGGTAAAGATAACGACACCGTACACGGCGGCAAAGATCAAGACTATATTTCTGGCGATTTAGGTGATGATGCACTCTGCGGAGACATCGGCGATGATGTTGTAGTTGGCCGCGAAAACAATGACTTAATGTTTGGCAATGTAGGTAGAGACTGGTTAGGAGGAAACGTCGGCAACGATATTATTTATGGTGGCAAAAATAATGACACTGTGCACGGCGGTCAAGATAACGATGAAATTTATGGCGATCTTGATAATGACGAACTTTGTGGCGATTTAGGAAATGACTTAGTTTCGGGTGGCACCGGCACGGATACTATCTGCGGAAATGCCGGGGATGACTCGCTTTTTGGCAATGAAGAAGCCGACACAATGTATGGCGGACAAAATAATGATGTGATACATGGCGGACAAGGTAATGATGTAATTTATGGCGATTTGGGCAACGATTCACTTTATGGTGATATTGGTGCGGATACCGTTTTTGGGGGCGTTGGGGATGATACTTTTGTAATCGGTCTTCGTAATGATGTGCCCGGATATCGCAGCACCGGCGGGCCGCAAATTATGGATGCCGACTGGTTGACAGAATTTGGCACCGGGAATGATGTTATTTCTTTAATTGGTGGTTTAACTTTTGACCAGCTTAATATTTTCACCGGCACAGATCAGTTTGCCGGTTATACCATTATTCAAGAGAAAGTTTTGGGTGAATATTTGGCAATTTTACCCGGCGTTAGCGTTAATTCTTTGGTGGGTGATGGCAATTTAATTCGATTTAATCCTTCAGCCAATTCTAATGGCGGTGGTGGTGGAACTCCGACAACGCCAATTGTTGATAACGGTGCTGGAACTCCGACAACTCCGACAACTCCGATAACGCCAGCACCCACACCAACACCGGCACCCACACCAACACCTGAACCCACACCAACACCGACACCGACTCCGGGGGTTGATGATGGGGGTGGGGTAACACCGACACCGACACCGGCACCAGCACCAGCACCGGCACAGGAACCAGCACCAGCACCGGCACCACCAGCTAACTCTGCACCTACAGTAGGAGATATTCCTAATCAAGTTGTTAATCAAAACGCGCCGGTTAATCCCATTCCGCTGACAGTTAGCGATTCTGAGACGGCACCGGCAACACTTACCTATAGCCTGACTTCAACCAATCCCAACTTAATCCCCAATGAAACTCTTTCCGTCAACACAACCGGCCCAAGCCCGACAATAAACTACACCCCCACCGCCGGTCAATTTGGCACCACTACCATTACTTTGACGGTGAGGGACGGTACAAACACAACGATTGAAACCTTTAACGTCACTGTTAACGCGCCGCCTGTGGCCACCGCAGATACAACCGGGCCGGTATTGTTACGCAGTCCTTATGAAATACCCGTTGCAACTTTACTGGCAAATGATACAGACCCAGATAACGGTCAACTTAGCATTACGCAGGTAACGAACGGCACCGGGGGCACGGTTTCTTTGCAAAACGGTGTTGTGACGTTTATTGCCGACACAAACTTTACCGGCAATGCAACGTTTAACTATACCCTTTCTGATGGCTCTGCAACGGCCACCGCTGCTGTGACTGTGCCGGTTACAGCGCAAGTGCAATTAAGTTCTATTGCCACCGGCCAAGGCATTCCAGCAGATACGGGGGGTTTTGCCGTGTTGGGTGAAGCTGGAGGTGATAATGCTGGTAACTCTGTAAGTTGGGCCGGCGATGTCAATAATGATGGTTTGATGGATGTTATCGTTGGTGCGTCTCGTGCAGATGTTGCGGGGGCGGGGGATGCTGGAAAAGCTTATGCTGTGTTTCTGGTAGCCAACGGTACAACGATTAATTTAAGCAATATTTCTGCCGGCAATGGCGGGTTTGTGATGAATGGCGAAGCAGCCGACGACCGAGCAGGGTTTGAAGTAAGCACTGCCGGTGATGTTAATGGTGATGCCATTGGGGATATGATCGTCAGTGCGGTTGGTGCCGATTCCAATGGTATAACCAATAGCGGTAGAGCTTATGTGGTGTTTGGTAAAAGTGATGGCGCACCGGTTAATTTCGCTCAACTGGGGGCTGCCGGCGGTGGCGGTTTTGCCATTAATGCAGAAACGGCTGATGATGAAACCGGTAATTCTGTGAGTAATGCCGGTGATGTTAATGGCGATGGTTTGGCTGATTTAATTATTGGTGCACCGCGTGCGGATACGCCGGGGGGTGTGAATGCCGGTAAGGCTTATGTGGTATTTGGCAAAACTAATAACACAGCGGTGAATTTAACGGATATAGTCGCTGGGGTTGGCGGTTTTGTGATGAATGGCGAGTTTGCTGGCAATAGCACCGGCCTTTCTGTGCGGACGGCGGGTGATGTGAATGGCGATGGCTATGCTGATGTGATTGTCGGTGCGGCTGGTTCGGATGCAAACGGTGGTGATGCTGGCATAGCCTATGTGGTTTTTGGCGGTCGCACTACGACAACGGCAATTAATTTGATTGATGTGCGGGCCGGTGTTGGTGGGTTTGCGATGGTTGGGGAAGCTGCTGGAAACCGCACCGGCACGTCTGTTAGCACGGCTGGGGATGTCAATTCGGATGGCTTAGCTGATTTGATTGTTGGCGCGACAGGTGCGGCGTCTACGGCGCAACAAGCAGGTAAGTCTTATGTCGTGTTTGGCAAAACTGATGGAACTCTGATTAATATGAGTTCGATATCTGCGGGAAGTGGCGGTTTTGCGATTATTGGGGAGTCGGAAGAAGACCGTATTGGCCGGCCTGTTCGTGCGGCAGGAGATGTGAATGCGGATGGTTTTGGGGATGTGATTATGGGATCGAATCTTTCTGATCCCAATGGCACGGCGTCGGGTAAGTCTTATGTTGTGTTTGGTAAGTCAGATACGGCGAATGTTTCTTTAACCGGCGTTGAGTCGGGACTTGGCGGTTTTGTGATGTTGGGTGAGTCGCCTTCTGATTTTGCGGGGAATGGTACTCGCACGGCGGGGGATGTGAATGGCGACGGTTTTTCTGATCTGATTACCGGTGCTCCTGGGGCCGGCCCAGAAGGTTTAAATGCTGGTAAGGCTTATATTGTCTACGGCGGTAATTTCTCTGCTGTGGTGACTCAACAGGGAACTGCGGCGGCTGATGCTTTGACGGGGACTACTGCTGCTGATGTTTTGGTTGGCGGTACCGGCAATGATACGCTAACTGGGGCCGGTGGTTTGGATGTGCTTTATGGCGGTGGCGGTGATGATGTGATTGCAATTTCGGATGCCGCTTTCCGTAGTTTTGATGGCGGTTTGGGCACGGATACGCTGCGTTTGGATGCTGCGGTTAGTTTGGATTTAAACGCTGTTAACAGCCGTATTACTAGCGTGGAGCGTATTGATCTTACTGTGGCCGGTGCGAGTTTGGCGCTTACTGGTATGAGCTTAATGGCTTTGTCGGATATAAGCAATCAGCTTGTTGTTGATGCTGTGGCCGGCAGTTCTGTTAGCTTGACTGGTGGCGGTTGGACTAATGCTGGCTCGACAGTTCCCGGTTATACCACTTACACTCAAGGCAATGCGACTTTGCTTTTGGATGCGGAGATCACTGCTCAAATTGTTTAA
- the psb35 gene encoding photosystem II assembly protein Psb35, with protein sequence MSLLLAIATDAAYAQTLKTAYFGVLGVGFLAAVVIGSIAWYNSKRPAGWENADAPNWVPKVNSSESNPDQQSK encoded by the coding sequence ATGTCATTATTACTGGCAATCGCCACCGATGCGGCTTACGCTCAAACCCTCAAAACTGCATATTTCGGAGTGTTGGGAGTAGGCTTTCTCGCCGCTGTAGTCATTGGCTCAATTGCCTGGTATAACTCCAAAAGACCCGCTGGTTGGGAAAACGCCGACGCACCTAACTGGGTTCCCAAAGTAAACTCATCAGAATCAAACCCAGACCAACAAAGCAAATAA
- the proC gene encoding pyrroline-5-carboxylate reductase has translation MTIKFGMIGGGIMGEALLSRLVSKSIYQPSEILVSEPNQARRSFLAQHYGVGVTGDNRSAACATDVLLLAIKPQIFEIVLSDLADTLSSFPEEIAPVVVSILAGTPLSKLESGFPGWPVIRAMPNTPATVGSGISAITAGTCVQPHHLDFARQILQAVGDVVEVPESMMDAVTGLSGSGPAYVSILIEALTDGGVYAGLPRPIAAKLALQTVLGTATMLHETKMHPAELKDRVTSPGGTTIAGLAQLEKAGFRSALIEAVKAAARRSQELGS, from the coding sequence ATGACAATTAAATTCGGTATGATCGGCGGCGGGATAATGGGCGAAGCGCTCTTATCTCGCCTTGTTTCTAAGAGCATTTACCAACCTTCAGAAATTTTAGTCAGCGAACCCAACCAGGCTCGGCGTTCATTTTTAGCTCAACATTATGGTGTTGGTGTCACCGGCGATAACCGTTCTGCTGCTTGTGCTACAGATGTTTTGCTCTTGGCGATTAAACCCCAGATTTTTGAGATTGTCCTTAGCGACTTGGCCGATACTTTATCTAGTTTTCCTGAAGAAATCGCCCCGGTGGTGGTGTCTATTTTAGCCGGCACTCCTCTGAGTAAACTTGAGAGTGGTTTTCCGGGGTGGCCGGTGATTCGTGCTATGCCAAATACCCCCGCAACTGTTGGCTCCGGCATCTCTGCAATTACTGCCGGTACTTGCGTCCAACCTCACCATCTCGATTTTGCCCGCCAAATTCTCCAAGCAGTTGGGGATGTTGTCGAAGTTCCCGAATCAATGATGGATGCTGTCACCGGCCTTTCTGGTTCTGGCCCCGCTTATGTATCAATTCTTATCGAAGCCTTGACAGATGGCGGCGTTTATGCTGGTTTACCTAGACCCATAGCGGCCAAACTTGCTCTGCAAACCGTTTTGGGAACCGCCACCATGTTACACGAGACTAAAATGCACCCCGCTGAATTGAAAGATCGCGTCACCAGTCCGGGGGGGACAACCATTGCCGGACTCGCTCAACTTGAAAAAGCCGGTTTTCGTTCTGCCTTAATTGAAGCTGTTAAAGCGGCGGCGCGGCGCTCACAAGAACTCGGCAGCTAA
- a CDS encoding cell division protein SepF produces the protein MNSIFSKLRDFVGLNQPVDYEYDYEEMEGDRYQNVYPQETAPAPAADTTNRSRLRDQSLAGTSTAMMGSTSGMGSAMSNVIGMPGAANGISEVLVMEPRSFEEMPQAIQALRQRKSVVLNLTLMDPDQAQRAVDFIAGGTYALDGHQERIGESIFLFTPSCVQVSTQTGVVHDVLQPHLRPTTRPAGQAPWTPEQVRMAQ, from the coding sequence GTGAATAGCATTTTTTCAAAACTACGAGATTTCGTAGGTCTAAATCAGCCGGTTGATTACGAATATGACTACGAGGAAATGGAAGGAGACAGATATCAAAACGTCTACCCCCAAGAAACTGCCCCCGCACCGGCAGCCGATACCACAAACCGCAGCCGTCTGCGTGATCAATCTCTCGCCGGAACAAGTACAGCTATGATGGGATCAACGTCGGGAATGGGTTCAGCTATGAGTAATGTAATCGGTATGCCAGGAGCCGCTAACGGTATTTCAGAAGTGTTGGTGATGGAACCTCGCTCTTTTGAAGAAATGCCCCAAGCCATTCAAGCACTGCGTCAGCGCAAGTCTGTGGTACTCAATTTGACGCTGATGGACCCAGATCAAGCCCAACGCGCTGTCGATTTTATCGCCGGTGGTACTTACGCCCTTGATGGCCATCAAGAACGCATCGGCGAAAGCATTTTCTTGTTCACGCCTAGCTGTGTTCAAGTCAGCACTCAAACCGGTGTGGTGCATGATGTTCTCCAACCTCACCTGCGCCCCACCACTCGGCCAGCCGGTCAAGCCCCTTGGACTCCTGAGCAAGTCAGAATGGCTCAATAA
- a CDS encoding DUF2267 domain-containing protein — protein sequence MDVQNKHYPEIDPTEIEDERVLIPEEHRSFLEKVMQQGGLADPYDARDMTEIVYRVMRDMMTTEAADRVEAELHEKVMETDEKVLQMEISDIWKDSNPIVRFLSRVRPPWQGPGIFKIDSDRFLFRVANEGGQPIVDREKVIKAVFSATKDELSEERIQEIAGWLPEGRVRQLWQEA from the coding sequence ATGGATGTTCAAAACAAGCATTATCCAGAAATAGATCCCACAGAAATAGAAGATGAACGAGTGCTTATTCCAGAAGAGCATCGCTCATTTCTCGAAAAAGTCATGCAGCAAGGGGGACTTGCCGATCCCTACGACGCCAGAGACATGACGGAAATTGTTTATCGTGTCATGCGCGACATGATGACAACCGAAGCAGCAGATCGCGTCGAAGCAGAACTGCATGAAAAAGTAATGGAAACCGACGAAAAAGTGCTCCAAATGGAAATTTCCGACATTTGGAAAGATAGCAATCCTATCGTAAGGTTCCTGAGTCGGGTTCGTCCACCTTGGCAGGGCCCAGGCATTTTTAAAATTGACTCAGATCGCTTTTTATTCCGCGTCGCCAATGAAGGCGGACAGCCAATTGTAGACCGCGAAAAAGTCATTAAAGCCGTTTTTTCTGCTACCAAAGATGAGTTATCTGAGGAGCGAATTCAAGAAATTGCCGGTTGGCTTCCCGAAGGTCGTGTTCGCCAACTTTGGCAAGAAGCTTAA
- the cbiE gene encoding precorrin-6y C5,15-methyltransferase (decarboxylating) subunit CbiE, producing the protein MLPLNTSPISANITPQSEKWLSVIGIGEDGITGLSTLAKTLLNNAEIIIGGSRHLAMLPPTDTREKLLWNSPIETTIEEIIKKRGKSVCVLASGDPMFYGIGATLTRRIPISEMSIIPHFSAFSLACSRLGWCFAEVEMLSLCGRDPNLLNAVLYPGAKLLILSAGKSTPQLVAEILNKAGFKQSQIIVLERLGGELEQIIEGVAADWNFPEIADLNTIAVECISEEKNIGYSRLAGLPDNAYHHDGQLTKREIRAVTLAALSPLPGQLLWDVGAGCGSISIEWMRSHSRCLAIAIEQNATRLQYIADNAAALGVPNLKIIAGKAPAILTDLPQPDAIFIGGGVTTEQLFEICWNSLKIGGRLVANAVTIESEQKIFEWQQQLGGTLSRIAIQRAEPIGKFLGWKAMAPVTQWVVIKN; encoded by the coding sequence ATGCTTCCTCTTAACACCTCTCCAATCTCGGCTAATATAACACCCCAAAGCGAAAAATGGCTATCAGTTATAGGCATTGGTGAAGACGGAATAACCGGCCTTTCTACCCTAGCCAAAACTCTCTTAAATAACGCCGAAATTATTATTGGTGGAAGCCGGCATTTAGCCATGCTTCCCCCCACCGATACACGAGAAAAACTGCTGTGGAATTCCCCCATAGAAACCACCATTGAAGAAATCATTAAAAAACGCGGAAAAAGCGTTTGTGTGCTTGCCAGCGGCGACCCCATGTTTTACGGCATTGGCGCAACCTTAACCCGCAGAATTCCTATTTCGGAAATGTCAATTATTCCCCATTTTTCTGCTTTTAGTTTGGCTTGTTCTCGCTTAGGTTGGTGTTTTGCCGAAGTGGAAATGTTAAGTTTATGTGGTCGAGATCCAAATTTACTCAACGCTGTGCTTTATCCAGGGGCAAAATTATTAATTTTAAGTGCTGGAAAATCTACGCCCCAACTTGTCGCCGAAATTTTAAATAAAGCCGGATTTAAACAAAGCCAAATTATCGTTTTAGAACGTTTAGGGGGAGAATTAGAGCAAATTATAGAAGGCGTGGCGGCTGACTGGAATTTTCCAGAAATTGCCGATTTAAATACCATTGCAGTTGAGTGTATTTCTGAAGAAAAAAATATCGGATATTCGCGGTTAGCCGGCCTGCCAGATAACGCTTATCACCATGACGGACAACTCACAAAACGTGAAATTAGAGCCGTAACTTTAGCCGCACTTTCACCTTTACCCGGACAATTATTGTGGGATGTGGGGGCCGGTTGTGGTTCCATTAGTATCGAATGGATGCGAAGTCATAGCCGGTGTTTAGCAATAGCTATAGAACAAAATGCCACCCGACTGCAATACATCGCAGATAATGCCGCAGCTTTAGGCGTTCCTAACCTCAAAATTATTGCAGGAAAAGCACCGGCAATTCTCACAGACTTACCTCAACCTGATGCTATTTTTATCGGGGGAGGAGTGACAACTGAACAGTTATTTGAAATTTGCTGGAATTCTTTAAAAATTGGAGGCCGGTTAGTAGCAAACGCTGTTACCATTGAAAGTGAGCAAAAAATCTTTGAATGGCAACAACAACTCGGCGGAACCTTAAGCAGAATTGCCATACAAAGGGCCGAACCCATTGGTAAATTTTTAGGCTGGAAAGCAATGGCGCCGGTGACACAATGGGTAGTTATAAAGAACTAA
- the cobG gene encoding precorrin-3B synthase, producing the protein MEKSDCLVQFSQKMTCPGLFYGTSTFDGILSRIRLAGGMLNAQQAREVANFSEQFADGFIQLTNRANFQFRGVSQNLPEKVFRNLQALKLAAATPKIDHLRNIMASPTAGIDTQQLIDTRPLVNAWDETLSNYPELGELSAKFSVGFDGGESVPVYHHPNDIWFIATGLNQDVYFRLYLNAEKRGNLVNTGILLEPKQCLPFTLALAKTYLELSPEIPKKTGNSKPRLRQIIAHFGREFYLEKAKSLLNFPLTRNFDLPELPPENLGEYRHIGIHPQRQAGLFYLGIVIPIGRLQASQLKKIAELSEIYGSGNLRLTPWQNLLIPDISKQKITQLQREIENLGLSDSPIHPYAGLVACAGSKGCASSATDTTNHALILAEHLQQQNLDIPLKIHFTGCPKSCAKHTPSDITLLGIKHEENQEFYQIYAGYNPESFGKQIYENVSFPQIPKLIERMLKAYQKTRINPQETFSEFTNRHHPDELRKLFQ; encoded by the coding sequence ATGGAAAAAAGCGATTGTTTGGTGCAATTTTCTCAAAAAATGACTTGTCCGGGGTTATTTTATGGCACTTCTACCTTTGACGGCATTTTATCGCGCATTCGCCTTGCCGGTGGAATGCTAAATGCTCAACAAGCGCGAGAAGTTGCCAATTTTTCCGAACAATTTGCAGACGGTTTTATTCAACTCACAAATCGTGCAAACTTCCAATTTCGCGGAGTTTCTCAAAACCTCCCTGAAAAAGTTTTCAGAAATTTACAAGCCTTAAAACTTGCCGCTGCTACGCCAAAAATTGACCATCTGCGTAATATCATGGCAAGTCCGACAGCGGGAATAGATACTCAGCAATTAATTGATACTCGTCCGCTGGTGAATGCTTGGGATGAAACGCTTTCTAATTATCCAGAATTAGGGGAATTGTCCGCTAAATTTAGTGTAGGATTTGATGGCGGAGAATCGGTGCCGGTTTACCATCATCCTAATGATATTTGGTTTATCGCCACCGGCCTAAATCAAGACGTTTATTTTCGCTTGTATTTGAATGCCGAAAAGCGTGGAAACCTGGTTAACACCGGCATTCTTTTAGAACCAAAACAATGCCTGCCATTCACCCTTGCACTTGCCAAAACTTACCTAGAACTTTCCCCAGAAATTCCCAAAAAAACCGGCAACAGTAAACCACGTTTGCGGCAAATTATAGCACACTTTGGCAGAGAATTTTATCTCGAAAAAGCAAAAAGCCTGCTAAACTTTCCGCTGACACGCAACTTTGACTTGCCAGAATTACCGCCAGAAAATCTGGGAGAATACCGGCATATTGGCATTCATCCCCAACGACAAGCAGGATTATTTTATCTAGGAATTGTCATTCCAATTGGCCGGCTTCAAGCATCCCAACTAAAAAAAATAGCCGAATTATCCGAAATTTATGGCAGCGGAAACCTGAGACTTACACCTTGGCAAAACTTGCTAATTCCTGATATTTCAAAACAAAAAATTACTCAATTACAGCGAGAAATAGAAAACCTCGGATTATCTGATTCACCAATTCATCCTTATGCCGGCTTGGTTGCCTGTGCCGGTAGCAAAGGCTGTGCAAGTTCTGCCACAGACACCACCAATCATGCCTTAATTTTAGCCGAACATTTGCAACAACAAAACCTTGACATCCCCTTAAAAATTCACTTCACCGGCTGCCCAAAATCCTGTGCCAAACATACCCCCAGCGACATCACCTTATTAGGCATAAAACACGAGGAAAATCAAGAATTTTATCAAATTTATGCAGGATACAACCCCGAATCATTTGGAAAACAAATTTACGAAAACGTAAGTTTCCCTCAAATTCCAAAACTCATAGAACGAATGCTAAAAGCCTATCAAAAAACGCGAATTAACCCCCAAGAAACCTTTAGCGAATTTACAAACCGCCATCACCCAGACGAACTCAGAAAATTATTTCAATAA
- a CDS encoding cobalt-precorrin-6A reductase, with translation MKKILILGGTGDASELARRVALLEGVEVISSLAGRTRKPAEVAGNVRVGGFGGEAGLGEFLQNETIDLVVDATHPFARCISFNAAAACLACGVEHLMLIRPAWEKMEGDQWIEVESNEMAAQVLAGFKRVFLTIGRQELAVFSNLPDIWFLMRMIDPPAPQMRIPKGELLLDKGPFSLADERALLVKYKIDVIVSKNSGGEATYAKIVAARELGKPVVMVERPPVPGGEVVTDVESAYLWILKKLFQ, from the coding sequence ATGAAAAAAATTTTAATTTTGGGTGGAACGGGGGATGCGTCGGAGTTGGCGCGCAGAGTGGCGTTGTTGGAAGGTGTAGAGGTGATTTCTTCGTTGGCGGGACGAACTCGCAAACCGGCAGAGGTGGCTGGAAATGTGCGGGTGGGGGGTTTTGGCGGTGAGGCTGGGTTAGGAGAATTTTTACAAAACGAAACAATAGATTTGGTGGTTGATGCGACACATCCGTTTGCGCGCTGCATTTCGTTTAATGCGGCGGCGGCTTGTTTGGCGTGTGGGGTCGAGCATTTGATGTTAATTCGACCGGCTTGGGAAAAAATGGAGGGAGATCAATGGATTGAGGTAGAAAGTAATGAGATGGCGGCGCAGGTTTTGGCGGGTTTTAAACGGGTTTTTTTAACAATTGGCCGGCAAGAGTTGGCGGTTTTTAGTAATCTGCCGGATATCTGGTTTTTGATGCGGATGATTGACCCACCGGCACCCCAAATGCGAATTCCCAAGGGTGAGTTATTGTTGGATAAAGGGCCGTTTTCTTTGGCGGACGAAAGAGCGTTATTAGTTAAATATAAAATTGACGTTATTGTTAGTAAAAATAGTGGGGGAGAGGCGACTTATGCAAAGATTGTAGCGGCGCGGGAGTTGGGGAAGCCGGTTGTGATGGTTGAGCGTCCGCCGGTGCCAGGGGGTGAAGTTGTGACGGATGTGGAAAGTGCTTATTTATGGATTTTAAAGAAATTATTTCAATGA